Part of the Bacillus sp. N1-1 genome, AGTTTAATTGAGAAGCCGAAGTTCTTTCCAAATAAAAGCGGACGGTACAATATCCATTATTTTCGTTCCTTGTTTGGTGGAGACGATGAACATTTCGATGAAATCATTCAGTCTCTTGGTATGGAATCGTACTTAAAGAAAAAGGTGAAGGACTATTCGCTTGGGATGAAGCAGCGTCTTGGGATTGCGCTCGCGCTTATTTCAAATCCGGATTATCTCGTATTGGATGAACCGACAAATGGCATGGACCCGGAGGGAATACGAAATATTCTTGGCTATTTAAAGAGGCTCGCAAAGGAAAAAGGCATTGGCATACTGATTTCAAGTCACATTTTAGAAGATGTCGAGAATATAAGTGATCGTGTTTATGTGATTAAAGAGGGACGGTTGATTAATGAGTATGCAAGGGAACAAAATCGTGCGGAAGTTTTAGAGCTAATGTTTTCTGAAAGAGATCTTCCTCAAGCCGTGAATGTGTTAGCCGGATACGAAGGAGTGATCCGCAGTGGAAGTGTTCTTTCAGTTCCATTTGATGGAGATATGAAACAGGTACTGAAGCACTTAGGTCAACACGATCTTTTCCCAGCCGATGTGAAGCGGAAAAAGGACACGCTTGAGGATTTCTATTTTCAAAATATGGAGAGTGAAGCGAAGTGAATTTTGGACAATACATGAAGCTTGAGATAAAACGTAACCTTAACCTGCCGCTGTTTCTGTCGATTGCATTTGCCTTTTTGTTTGGTGGAGGAATTGTTTATTCGATTTACGAACTGGATGGCCCGTTTCAGCCTCGGAATGTATCAGGGTTATATGCGGGCATCGCAACGGTGGCGCTTGGCGTATTATGTGCGAAAGTCGTGATTGCTGATCTGCATTACGGTACGATCTATCTTCTTTTTACATCCGCTCGCGATCGGATCACGTTTTTGGTGTCCCGGGTGATTGTGATTAGCACGATGTCACTGTTGTTCGGACTAGGCTGTTCGACACTGCTTTTTGTGAATCATCAATTAAATGGTCAAGCTTTTTCAGCATCGGATGTTGGGACGTCGGTGCTTCACTATGTGTTATTTGGCGTTTTCTTTACCTTACTTTTTCAAGTGATCTCAATGTATTATCAGAAGGTGATGCAGCTGTTAATCCTTTCGCTTGTGACGATTTTGGTGCTGCCAGGGTTACTTGGCATTGTGTTTCAGGTGGAGGCCATTCCTGATTTTGTGAAAGATCTTGTAGCGTATGCACCGGTTTATAGTTTGCCGAATCAGCTGCCGTTTCTTGCGCTGGATGGGGTGGAAATGGGTGTTACTGCGGTTGTGAGTTTGCTATTGTTTGTGTTTGCGTATGAGCGGTTACCGAAGATTGATTACTAGAATAGGCTAGGAGGAGTACGGATGGGATTTGGAGTAAAGAAAAAACAGAAGGATGAACGGCTGACGAATTTGCAAAATAAGATTTACCGGGAAATGTACATTCTTATCGTGGTGATTTGTGGGTTGTCTGTTTTGTATAAACAGTTTCTCGTTGAAGGGGGAACGCAACATTTATGGACAGAGATCATCATTTTTAGTGTCAGTTCGTTGTATTATCTTATACGATCAACGATGCTTGGAATCTTTTCAGATGAGGTAGAGATGCACGATCGATCGAGTAAGATAAGCTTTAGTAAACGTAATTTCTTGATCAGTCTTTTCTTGGGAGTGGGTTTTTCCCTGTTCCTTGCGATCAGGAATTCTCTGAAGTATGCTGACAGTACACAGGAAGCTTTGTCATTCTTCTTTGTCATTCTTTTTGCATGCTTAATGATTTACATTCCTGTCTTATTTGGCATAATGGTGTTACCCTATGCGGTAGCGAAGTATAAAAGTGATAAGATAAATGAGCGGGAATTAGAAGAGATGGATGATGAAGATGTGCGGTGATGAATGGTGAAGAATGTCAGATTAAAAATGGCGAGAGTCGAGCACGATCTCTCCCAGCAGGAGCTGGCCAAAAAAGTAGGCGTGTCGAGACAGACGATTGGGCTGATTGAGCTAGGGAAATACAACCCATCGCTACAGCTATGTTTATCGATCTGTTGGGCGTTAAATAAATCGCTTGATGAGTTGTTTTGGATGGATCCGGAATAGAGAAAAGCTACGTCATTCTACGAGTTGTGGAGTGAGGTAGCTTTTTTAGTTATTTAGGTTGTTTTCCGAAGTTAAGCGCGATCGAAATGATGCCTACAAGGAAACATGGAAAACTAATGAGTAAGGCTTCAATCCATGAATTTCCGATTGTTCGGTACAATAAGATGGCTAAGGTCGCGACGATAAAGTATGTAGGTATGAATTTTCTTGATAACAGTAATTTATTCATAAGATCCAGCTCCAACGCTACGAGAGTCGTTTCAAAGTTTCAATGATTGGTTTCGACATATTGTAACATGAATCGGGTGGTGACAGGCACTTACCTGACCTGTAAGTCTTTCTCACATCATTCTTTTCTGATCGTCCAAGCCTTTTCAGTCACTTGTTGAATTTCTTGTGAGAATTCCTAACGCTAAATTAATTTTTAATTTTCAGACATGATAGGATAATTTCATACTTTAATGTGTTAGGAAGAGGGGATACCGTGAAGGAGAAAATCTTGGTCGTTGGAAATGGTATGGCAGGCATACGTTTTCTTGAAAGTTTTCTAAAAATTGAACCGGAGCGGTTTGAGATTACGGTTATTGGAAAAGAGCGATATCCAGCTTATAACAGAATGATGCTCTCTAGTATTCTTCAGGGAGAGACACCACTTGAAGATGTGGTTATATACGATATGGAATGGTATGTGTCTCAGGGCATATGTTTTTTTGCAAATGAAACTGTTGTGTCGATTCTCCCTGCTTCGAACCAAGTGAAAACGGACCGAGGCAGAAAGATTCCTTACGATCACCTTGTCATTGCATCCGGTTCTAGCCCCTATGTTCTCCCGGTGAAAGGTGCTGATCTGAATGGTGTGATGGCCTTTCGAACGTTGCAGGATTATGAAGAATTGTTGAGCAGAGCTGGTCGATCTCGGAAGGCGACGGTGATTGGGGCTGGACTACTTGGTCTTGAAGCGGCGGTTGGTCTAGTGAATCACGGGTTTGAAACTACGGTAGTGCATCATCAGCCGAACGTAATGAATCGCCAGCTCGATACGTATGCTGCTGGTTTATTACAAGAAGAACTCGAGGCGCAGGGCATACGATTTTTACTGAACAAGCGAACGAAAGAATTGCGGGGGAATCGGAGGGTAGAAGCGATTCGTTTTGCAGATGGACATTCAATGGAGACGGATCTTGTCCTTATGTCAGTTGGCATTCGTCCGAATGTTGATTTTGCCAGAAGATCTGGACTTGAGATTAGGAAAGGGATTGTGGTGAATGACGCCATGCAGACGAACCTTCCCAACGTTTATGCGATCGGTGAGTGCGCAGAGCACCGTGGAGTGACTTATGGACTTGTTGGGCCAATCTATGAGCAGGCAAGTCAGTTAGCGCGGACGCTTTCTGGAATTCGCGGGGAACGATACAAGGGCTCAACGGTTTCTACTTTTCTCAAAATCCGTAACATCGAGGCATTCTCAGCTGGACAGGTGCTTGAAACGGAAGAGACGAGAACATTTAAATGGATTGATCCCGTTCGAAACATCTACAAAAAAATTGTAACGATGAATGATTCAATTATCGGTGCCATTCTTTATGGAGATACAACGGATGCCAATCAAATTTCCAAAATGGTACTCGATCAAGCATCGGTGAAAGGAATTCCGGAATACAGCATGATGCCAGGTGAATCGAGTGGTGAGACTACCATGCTTGAAGTGCCAGATAGCACAACAATTTGCCAGTGTAACGGAGTGACAAAAGGAGCGATTACAGCCGCGGTTCATAAAGAAGGATTAACGACAGTTGATGAAATTAAACTTCATACAAAAGCCTCTAGTTCTTGCGGTGGTTGCCGCGGTGTGGTGTGTGACTTGCTTGATGCTTGTTTAAATACGGAAGTTCAGGTTACGCCATCGATGTGTCCGTGTACGTCCCATACTGAACAGGAAATTGTGGAAGCAATTCGCGGTGAGAACCTACATGATGTAAAAGAAGTTCATCAGTTGTTCGGATGGAAAGACGATGGCGGATGCGACACCTGTCGACCAGCTTTATCGTACTATTTAAACGGACGTTCGGATGAGCCGTCTGTATCGTCTTCATTATTGGATGATGGAACATATGCAATTGTTCACAAAATGGGCTCAGGATTTGCGACTGGAGAAGATTTAAGGAGCATCACTTCAATCACAGAGCGTTTTAACGTGCCGATACTTCGCTTTACGGAACAGCGGATAAAGATGATTGGTGTGCAAAAAGAAGCGCTTCCTTACGTACTTGAACAACTTGGGGCGGCTGGGTCTTCAGGGGATCTTTCTATCCGAATTCATGAAGGGGTTGAAATTGGTTATAAAAAAGTGATGCAGTTTATTCAACTAGGGAAGGAATTCGAGCGGCGTCTTGGAAGATTGAATTTGCCTGAAAAAGTAGACATAACGGTATCAGCTTCTTTTCTAATTGATTTCGATACAGATCTTATAGTTGTATATGAGGGAAATCATTTTGAAGCGCATTTGACGGACAACGGGGAATCACATCTTTTATTCCGTGTCGAAGAAGAGGTTGAGCTGATCGATCAAATAGGGGCATTCCTTCAACTTTATAAACTTGATGCATTTTATCATGAACGGGTGCAAGACTGGGTCAGTCGAGCTGGATTAATTCAGGTTAGGGAAGCCATTTTTGATGAGGAGATGTTTGCAGGTTTGCAGGCTTATCTGGATCAATATATTGAAAATCAAGTAAAACAATCATATCGTACAGTGATGAGGAGTGTGGAGAGATGAAGGATTTTTTGCATCATTTCAGACAGACAGAACGGGAACGAGGCTCAGAAGAGGTTTATGAATCACAGTGTCCATTTTGTAGTGTGCAATGTACAATGAAGCTTGTAGAAGAGCGAATCGTGACACGTAAAAAAATTTCTGTAAGCGGCACGTCAAATGAGACGTCTGAAGGTCGCCTTTGTGTAAAGGGAATGCATGCGCATCAACATCACTTCAATCCGAAACGTATTCAAACACCACTTCTTAGAAAAGGGAATGCCTTTGTCTCCATTACATGGGACGAGGCATTTTCTTATTTAAGTGAGCGCTTTCAATCCATCCGGAAGAGAGATGGAAACGATGCGATTGGGGTGTATGGTGGTGGATCGCTCACAAATGAAGAAGCGTATTTGCTTGGGAAATTTGCCAGAGTGACACTTGGGACACGTTTTATCGACTATAATGGACGATTTTGTATGTCAGCGGCAGCTTCAGGAGCCAATGATGCTTTTGGAATTGACCGCGGGTTTACGAATAAGCTGAGTGAAATCCCTTATTCCAAATGCATCATTCTCGCTGGGACCAATTTGGCTGAATGTCAGCCAACTTTAATGCCATATTTGGAAGAGGCGAAGCAAAATGGCGCTTATATTATCGCGATTGATCCTCGAGAAACAGGAACGACAGATCTAGCAAATGAACATGTAAAAATTAAGCCAGGGATGGATGCATCTTTTGTAAATGGGCTTATTAAAGTGATGTTAAATGAGAATCTGGTTGATCCAGAGTTTATCACTGAACGAACGAATGGGTATGAAGAGCTTTGTGGTCATATAAAGGAAGTTGATGTTGCGCATATTTCTGAACTTGTAGATGTCCCTGTGGAAACAATAATAGGGGTTGCTCGTGCTTTCGCGTCATCACCGACAGGAATGATTCTTACGGCTAGGGGAGTTGAGCAGCAGGCTTATGGCTATGATACGGTCAGAAATTACATCAATTTGCTTCTTTTAACCGGGAAAATCGGTCGAATTGGCTGTGGATATGGTGCTGTGACCGGTCAGGGGAATGGACAGGGAGGACGTGAGCATGGGCAAAAGGCTGATCAGCTTCCGGGCTATCGTTCCATTGAAAACCTTGAGGACCGACGCTATATTTCCGACGTGTGGGGGATAGAGGAAAAAGACCTGCCTCGAAAAGGTGTATCTGCCTACGAAATGATGGAGAAGATTGATGACGGTGAGATAAAAGGGCTATTTGTAATGGGGTCGAACCCTGTTGTGTCGAATCCAAACAGTCATCTTGTTGAACGTGCGCTCGGCTCTCTCGAGTGTCTTGTTGTCGTCGATCTGTATGAATCTGAAACTGCTAAACTAGCTGATTTGATTCTACCATCTTCTTCCTATCTTGAAGATGAGGGAACGATGACGAACTTTGAAGGTAGGGTTGTGCTTCGGAATGGGGCACGTAATCGTCCTGCCAATGTAAAGCATGACTGGGAAATCCTATGTGAGCTGTCCTCTGTCCTTGGAAAAGGAAGCCACTTCCCCTACACCAACCCTATAGAGATCTTTAATGAATTACGTATAGCGAGCAAAGGGGGCATTGCAGACTATTCTGGTATCACCTATAGCCGACTTCAAACGGAGCGTGTGTATTGGCCATGCACGGAAAAGAATCCTCTTGGTGTAAAACGATTGTTTAGCGAGTCGTTTCCAACAAAAGATGGTCGTGCTTCAATTGGCGCGATCCCTAATCACGTTCCTAGCGAACAAATAAATGAACACTATCCGTTGTATTTAACGACCGGAAGAGTACTTGAGCACTATTTGACAGGCGTACAAACACGTCATTCTCCAGGTCTTCGTTCAAGAGTACTTGAGCCTTTTGTTCAAATTCATCCGGATACAGCAAAGCGTTTTGGGCTGCAAGCTCATGAAATGGCACGATTAACCTCACCACGAGGTAACATCCAATTAAGGTGTCATCTATCCGAAAAAATACGCCCTGACACCCTTTTTGTACCGTTTCATTGGGGAGGGGAGCAGTGTATTAACCGGCTAACCTCTCATGAACTGGATCCGAGGTGCAAAATGCCTTCATTTAAAGTTTGCTCTGTAGATATTCGCCCTGCTAAAGCGAATATTGATGTAAAATAATCTAACATACAAGAGAAAAAAGGATTTAAAGAGGTAGCAGAGCTTTCGTGCTGCCTTTTTCGTCGTTTTGCGCCCTTTTTAATGTAATCGCTTCCGAAAATAGGATGTTAGATAAGATGACGAATTGCAACATTCTATTATCAGAATATTTTAAACTTCAAAACATATCCAGGATATGCATCTTTTGAAAATGAGGAGGAAATACGCAACGTGAAAAAACGACGAATTGCCCCTAACGTTTCGATCCTTGGTCTGACTACTTTTGCATTCTTTCTGTCCTTTGTTGTTTGGTTTAATATGGCACCTTTTATTCACGTGATTGAGCAGACGTTTCAACTCACGAATGATGAGGTTGGTGCGTTACTAGTGATGAATGTTGCCTTAACCATTCCAGCGCGTGTATTGATTGGCGTTCTGGTTGATCGATTTGGTTCACGAAAGGTTTATTCAAGTTTATTAATCCTGATGAGTATTCCGTGTTTTGCTTTTGCATTAGCAACGACCTATTGGCAACTTCTCATCAGTCGAATGTTTCTTGGGATTATCGGTGCTGGTTTTGTTATCGGTATCCGGATGATCTCAGAATGGTTTCCAGAGAAAAGGTTGGGGATTGCAGAAGGAATTTATGGTGGTTGGGGGAACTTCGGTTCTGCTGCAGCTGCCATGTCACTGCCTGCGTTAGCTCTTTTCTTAGGAGGGGAAGAAGGCTGGCGATATGCAATTGGAATAACTGGATTACTTGTTCTCATCTATGGATTTGTTTTCTTCTTCAAAGCTTCAGATACACCTGAATCGAAATCCTTACCAGGTGCGAAGCGGAAGGGAGGACTTGAAGTAACAAGCTACAAAGGCTTGATTGGTCTACTCGCCATGATGCTTCCGATGTACGGAATTCTAGGGGTGTTCCTATGGAAACTATATACGATGGCCATCCTTTCGAGTGGAGCAGCAATCAGTGGGTGTATGATTCTCCTCATCCTTTTTGTTGTTAGTAGCTTCCGGACAATACAGTATAACCGTCGTTCTCTAGAACGAGGTATTCCTGATCATGAGAAGTATTCGTTCAAACAGGTGTTTATTCTTGCGGCTGCTTACTTTGTAACATTTGGCTCTGAACTGGCGGTTGTGTCGATGCTTCCTCTGTTTTTTAGTGAAACATTTGATCTTGGTCTTGCTGCCGCTGGTCTGATTGCGGGATCATTTGCCTTTACAAACCTTGTTGCTCGTCCACTTGGTGGTTACTTGAGCGATCGATATGGGCGAAAGTTGATACTTACGATTATGCTTTTAGGACTCTCGGTTGGTTATTTTCTCATGTCACAAGTAACCGGAACATGGCCACTCGCACTCGCCATTGCGGTAACGATGCTTTGCTCTTTTTTTGTACAGGGTGGGGAAGGTGCAGTGTTTGCAATGGTACCGCTCGTAAAGAAGAAAATTACAGGGCAAATTGCTGGACTCGTCGGCGCCTACGGCAATGTTGGGGCCACCACGTTTCTAACGGTTTATAGCGTTATTCAACCGGGACAATTTTTTATGGTGATTAGTGTGACGGGCATGGTCTGTACGGCGGGAATGCTTTTGCTTGCTGAACCGAGTAGACAAGGCATTCGGAAAAGAAAAATGTCGAGGATGGGCGTACCGTCAAATTCTAGCGTATCAAGATAATTATGAACGGAGGAGATCGTATGAAAGAACGAATCATCGTTATAGGAAATGGTATGGCAGGCATTCGATGTGTGGAAGAGATCGTGAAATTGAAGCCGGATGCATACGACATCACTGTAATCGGTAAAGAACGGACTCCGGCATATGACCGTATTCAATTATCAACGGTTTTACAAGGGAATGGCACTGTTGATGAACTTCTAATCAAATCGATCGATTGGTATGACGAACAGCTGGTGACGCTTAAGACAGGGGAAGCCGTGACAGAGATTGATAAAGAGCAGAGGATCGTCTACACAAACA contains:
- a CDS encoding molybdopterin oxidoreductase family protein; the encoded protein is MKDFLHHFRQTERERGSEEVYESQCPFCSVQCTMKLVEERIVTRKKISVSGTSNETSEGRLCVKGMHAHQHHFNPKRIQTPLLRKGNAFVSITWDEAFSYLSERFQSIRKRDGNDAIGVYGGGSLTNEEAYLLGKFARVTLGTRFIDYNGRFCMSAAASGANDAFGIDRGFTNKLSEIPYSKCIILAGTNLAECQPTLMPYLEEAKQNGAYIIAIDPRETGTTDLANEHVKIKPGMDASFVNGLIKVMLNENLVDPEFITERTNGYEELCGHIKEVDVAHISELVDVPVETIIGVARAFASSPTGMILTARGVEQQAYGYDTVRNYINLLLLTGKIGRIGCGYGAVTGQGNGQGGREHGQKADQLPGYRSIENLEDRRYISDVWGIEEKDLPRKGVSAYEMMEKIDDGEIKGLFVMGSNPVVSNPNSHLVERALGSLECLVVVDLYESETAKLADLILPSSSYLEDEGTMTNFEGRVVLRNGARNRPANVKHDWEILCELSSVLGKGSHFPYTNPIEIFNELRIASKGGIADYSGITYSRLQTERVYWPCTEKNPLGVKRLFSESFPTKDGRASIGAIPNHVPSEQINEHYPLYLTTGRVLEHYLTGVQTRHSPGLRSRVLEPFVQIHPDTAKRFGLQAHEMARLTSPRGNIQLRCHLSEKIRPDTLFVPFHWGGEQCINRLTSHELDPRCKMPSFKVCSVDIRPAKANIDVK
- the nirB gene encoding nitrite reductase large subunit NirB, producing MKEKILVVGNGMAGIRFLESFLKIEPERFEITVIGKERYPAYNRMMLSSILQGETPLEDVVIYDMEWYVSQGICFFANETVVSILPASNQVKTDRGRKIPYDHLVIASGSSPYVLPVKGADLNGVMAFRTLQDYEELLSRAGRSRKATVIGAGLLGLEAAVGLVNHGFETTVVHHQPNVMNRQLDTYAAGLLQEELEAQGIRFLLNKRTKELRGNRRVEAIRFADGHSMETDLVLMSVGIRPNVDFARRSGLEIRKGIVVNDAMQTNLPNVYAIGECAEHRGVTYGLVGPIYEQASQLARTLSGIRGERYKGSTVSTFLKIRNIEAFSAGQVLETEETRTFKWIDPVRNIYKKIVTMNDSIIGAILYGDTTDANQISKMVLDQASVKGIPEYSMMPGESSGETTMLEVPDSTTICQCNGVTKGAITAAVHKEGLTTVDEIKLHTKASSSCGGCRGVVCDLLDACLNTEVQVTPSMCPCTSHTEQEIVEAIRGENLHDVKEVHQLFGWKDDGGCDTCRPALSYYLNGRSDEPSVSSSLLDDGTYAIVHKMGSGFATGEDLRSITSITERFNVPILRFTEQRIKMIGVQKEALPYVLEQLGAAGSSGDLSIRIHEGVEIGYKKVMQFIQLGKEFERRLGRLNLPEKVDITVSASFLIDFDTDLIVVYEGNHFEAHLTDNGESHLLFRVEEEVELIDQIGAFLQLYKLDAFYHERVQDWVSRAGLIQVREAIFDEEMFAGLQAYLDQYIENQVKQSYRTVMRSVER
- a CDS encoding helix-turn-helix transcriptional regulator; translation: MKNVRLKMARVEHDLSQQELAKKVGVSRQTIGLIELGKYNPSLQLCLSICWALNKSLDELFWMDPE
- a CDS encoding DUF6773 family protein produces the protein MGFGVKKKQKDERLTNLQNKIYREMYILIVVICGLSVLYKQFLVEGGTQHLWTEIIIFSVSSLYYLIRSTMLGIFSDEVEMHDRSSKISFSKRNFLISLFLGVGFSLFLAIRNSLKYADSTQEALSFFFVILFACLMIYIPVLFGIMVLPYAVAKYKSDKINERELEEMDDEDVR
- a CDS encoding ATP-binding cassette domain-containing protein, giving the protein MSIEMRTLSKTFNKKERALSDIQFTLRKGEVVGLVGPNGAGKTTLMKIISGIIVQYDGELTFREQGRSIGSLIEKPKFFPNKSGRYNIHYFRSLFGGDDEHFDEIIQSLGMESYLKKKVKDYSLGMKQRLGIALALISNPDYLVLDEPTNGMDPEGIRNILGYLKRLAKEKGIGILISSHILEDVENISDRVYVIKEGRLINEYAREQNRAEVLELMFSERDLPQAVNVLAGYEGVIRSGSVLSVPFDGDMKQVLKHLGQHDLFPADVKRKKDTLEDFYFQNMESEAK
- a CDS encoding NarK family nitrate/nitrite MFS transporter, producing the protein MKKRRIAPNVSILGLTTFAFFLSFVVWFNMAPFIHVIEQTFQLTNDEVGALLVMNVALTIPARVLIGVLVDRFGSRKVYSSLLILMSIPCFAFALATTYWQLLISRMFLGIIGAGFVIGIRMISEWFPEKRLGIAEGIYGGWGNFGSAAAAMSLPALALFLGGEEGWRYAIGITGLLVLIYGFVFFFKASDTPESKSLPGAKRKGGLEVTSYKGLIGLLAMMLPMYGILGVFLWKLYTMAILSSGAAISGCMILLILFVVSSFRTIQYNRRSLERGIPDHEKYSFKQVFILAAAYFVTFGSELAVVSMLPLFFSETFDLGLAAAGLIAGSFAFTNLVARPLGGYLSDRYGRKLILTIMLLGLSVGYFLMSQVTGTWPLALAIAVTMLCSFFVQGGEGAVFAMVPLVKKKITGQIAGLVGAYGNVGATTFLTVYSVIQPGQFFMVISVTGMVCTAGMLLLAEPSRQGIRKRKMSRMGVPSNSSVSR